A DNA window from Oscillatoria sp. FACHB-1406 contains the following coding sequences:
- a CDS encoding antibiotic biosynthesis monooxygenase, whose protein sequence is MSNTNLRVVARLCAYPDKIEELKTLLLGLLEPTHQEAGCVQYDLLQNLDNPTDFTFVEEWESEAALASHLASAHIQTALHQVQGLVASGPNIERYQLLG, encoded by the coding sequence ATGTCCAATACAAACCTTCGCGTCGTTGCGCGCCTCTGCGCCTATCCCGATAAGATTGAAGAACTCAAAACCCTGCTGCTTGGACTTCTCGAGCCAACGCATCAAGAAGCGGGATGCGTACAATACGATTTGCTACAAAATCTCGACAATCCGACGGATTTCACCTTTGTGGAAGAGTGGGAATCAGAAGCAGCACTAGCATCGCATTTAGCAAGCGCCCACATCCAAACAGCGTTGCATCAAGTCCAAGGTTTAGTCGCGTCGGGGCCGAATATCGAGCGCTATCAACTGTTAGGATAA
- a CDS encoding sugar ABC transporter permease, protein MKRSEWLDRDGFAAWLFLAPALLLLGIFLLFPIVYLVGLSFTTGSFTQEGLRWIGLLNYRRLLADPDFLQVIGNTLYFTIATLIPSLVIPLLLAVLLNEAIVLRGFFRSAYFIPSITSIVAVGLGFRWLFQDDGPVNGLLSKIGFATIPWLSSTVWAMPVLILLSTWKQIGFNMVVFLAGLQAIPQSRYEAAELDGANARAKFWHITLPGLRPTLVFAAVTTAIFTLRGFEQVYAITGGGPLNSTNILVYYIYQQAFALFDFGYAAAAATILLAIALILVYLQLKTWQD, encoded by the coding sequence ATGAAGCGTAGTGAATGGTTAGATCGCGACGGTTTTGCAGCTTGGCTTTTCCTAGCGCCTGCATTGCTATTGCTCGGAATTTTCCTGTTATTTCCGATTGTCTACTTAGTCGGTTTGAGCTTTACAACGGGAAGTTTTACCCAAGAAGGATTGCGGTGGATTGGCTTATTAAATTACCGTCGTTTATTGGCAGACCCGGACTTTTTACAAGTTATCGGAAATACTCTTTATTTTACCATCGCAACCCTCATTCCCAGCCTGGTAATTCCATTACTTTTGGCGGTACTGTTAAACGAAGCAATTGTATTGCGAGGTTTCTTCCGTTCGGCTTATTTCATCCCTTCAATTACCTCAATTGTAGCGGTGGGTTTGGGCTTTCGGTGGCTGTTTCAAGACGATGGCCCTGTCAATGGGCTGCTGAGTAAAATAGGCTTTGCAACGATTCCCTGGTTGAGTAGTACGGTTTGGGCGATGCCGGTTTTAATCCTATTAAGTACCTGGAAGCAAATCGGTTTTAATATGGTCGTTTTTTTAGCAGGATTGCAAGCTATTCCTCAATCGCGTTACGAAGCAGCAGAATTAGATGGCGCGAATGCGCGAGCGAAGTTCTGGCATATTACCTTACCGGGATTGCGTCCGACGTTAGTTTTTGCGGCGGTAACAACGGCAATTTTTACGTTGCGAGGTTTCGAGCAAGTGTATGCGATTACCGGCGGCGGACCGTTAAATTCGACCAATATTTTGGTGTACTATATTTATCAACAAGCGTTTGCGCTGTTCGATTTTGGCTACGCGGCGGCGGCGGCAACGATTTTACTCGCGATCGCGCTAATTTTGGTCTATTTGCAATTGAAGACTTGGCAAGATTAA